A stretch of bacterium DNA encodes these proteins:
- a CDS encoding NADH-quinone oxidoreductase subunit B (The point of entry for the majority of electrons that traverse the respiratory chain eventually resulting in the reduction of oxygen), with product MGLESSLRDSVFTTRLDAFINWGRKNSLWPMPFGTACCAIEFMCVLGPKFDMG from the coding sequence ATGGGATTAGAGAGCAGCTTGAGAGACTCGGTTTTCACCACCCGTCTGGATGCGTTTATCAACTGGGGCCGCAAAAACTCACTCTGGCCCATGCCTTTCGGCACCGCCTGCTGCGCCATTGAATTCATGTGTGTGCTGGGGCCGAAATTCGATATGGGCC